A part of Candidatus Bathyarchaeota archaeon genomic DNA contains:
- the hisD gene encoding histidinol dehydrogenase, with amino-acid sequence MRKGFTMKVWSSKELPVDWFKRQRADQKAAAQTLRDSVRAVIAQVRKEGDGALLELALKFDKATLTPQTLRVSAEEIKEAYQKVSPKQIAALQFMKARVEAFQRRLLTQTDITTSIDGITVQTILRPLESVGCYVPGGQAAYPSTVVMTVVPAKVAGVSRVVVCSPSDSEGKVNSLVLVAADICGVDEVYKVGGAQAIAALAYGTDTIAPVHKIVGPGSKYVTEAKVQVCTDVAIDMPAGPSEVLILADALADVRLIAYDMVSQAEHGGDSVAGLITVSDKLAKQVQEAVEKIASKAERGDKIQESLANYGFIVTCKNMDEAVALTNQFAAEHLEVMTVDAKELATQLTAGLILVGPYSPVPLSDYGSGTNHVLPTGAFAQSFSGLSVFDFMRRVSIVECSKAGLEKAAENIRVLTEAENLPNHYEAIAARLTT; translated from the coding sequence ATGCGCAAAGGATTCACCATGAAAGTTTGGAGTTCAAAAGAGCTGCCGGTTGATTGGTTTAAACGCCAGAGGGCAGACCAAAAAGCAGCAGCCCAAACCCTGCGAGACAGTGTTAGAGCGGTAATTGCTCAAGTTAGAAAAGAGGGGGATGGAGCGCTGTTAGAGCTTGCATTAAAATTCGACAAAGCCACGCTGACGCCGCAAACTCTCAGGGTGTCGGCAGAGGAAATCAAGGAAGCATACCAGAAAGTAAGCCCAAAACAAATCGCCGCCCTACAGTTCATGAAAGCGAGGGTTGAAGCTTTCCAAAGGCGACTGCTGACACAAACCGACATTACAACCTCAATTGACGGAATCACCGTTCAAACAATTCTGCGTCCGCTTGAAAGTGTCGGATGTTATGTTCCAGGAGGACAGGCGGCTTACCCAAGTACTGTTGTTATGACGGTTGTTCCAGCCAAAGTTGCAGGTGTTTCGCGGGTTGTCGTGTGTTCACCGTCGGATTCCGAGGGCAAGGTTAACTCGCTTGTGCTTGTTGCCGCCGACATCTGCGGCGTAGACGAGGTTTACAAGGTTGGAGGAGCCCAAGCCATTGCTGCGTTGGCTTACGGAACCGACACTATAGCGCCCGTGCACAAAATCGTCGGTCCAGGCAGCAAGTACGTGACGGAAGCCAAAGTGCAAGTCTGCACGGATGTAGCAATTGACATGCCTGCTGGTCCAAGCGAAGTCCTAATTTTGGCCGACGCGTTGGCAGATGTACGGCTAATTGCGTATGATATGGTTTCTCAGGCTGAGCACGGAGGCGATAGTGTAGCTGGGCTCATAACGGTCTCCGACAAACTTGCCAAGCAAGTGCAGGAAGCTGTCGAAAAAATAGCTTCAAAGGCAGAGAGAGGCGACAAAATCCAAGAATCATTAGCCAATTATGGCTTCATAGTAACCTGCAAGAACATGGACGAGGCAGTCGCGTTGACGAACCAGTTTGCCGCTGAACACTTGGAAGTCATGACAGTCGACGCTAAAGAACTGGCAACCCAACTTACTGCTGGTCTAATATTGGTCGGTCCCTACAGTCCCGTGCCCCTAAGTGACTACGGCAGCGGCACTAATCATGTGCTTCCGACAGGCGCATTCGCCCAATCCTTCTCTGGGCTGTCAGTCTTCGATTTCATGCGTCGGGTCAGCATCGTTGAATGCTCCAAGGCTGGCTTAGAGAAGGCAGCAGAAAACATCAGGGTGCTAACGGAAGCCGAAAACTTGCCAAATCACTACGAGGCAATAGCAGCGAGGCTCACCACATGA